Proteins found in one Populus alba chromosome 14, ASM523922v2, whole genome shotgun sequence genomic segment:
- the LOC118041759 gene encoding auxin transporter-like protein 3: MASEKVETVIAGNYVEMEREEGSSKSTKSKFSNFLWHGGSVYDAWFSCASNQVAQVLLTLPYSFSQLGLLSGILFQLLYGLMGSWTAYLISVLYVEYRTRKEREKVDFRNHVIQWFEVLDGLLGKYWRNIGLLFNCTFLVFGSVIQLIACASNIYYINDNLDKRTWTYIFGACCATTVFVPSFHNYRIWSFLGLMMTSYTAWYMTIASLIHGQIEEVKHSGPTTMVLYFTGATNILYTFGGHAVTVEIMHAMWKPQKFKLIYLIATLYVLTLTLPSASAVYWAFGDLLLTHSNALSLLPKNGYRDTAVILMLIHQFITFGFACTPLYFVWEKFIRVHDTKSVLKRAVARLPVVIPIWFLAIIFPFFGPINSTVGSLLVSFTVYIIPSLAHMITFSSASARENAVERPPPFLGGWVGLYCVNIFVMVWVFIVGFGFGGWASMLNFIRQIDSFGLFTKCYQCPPHKA; encoded by the exons ATGGCTTCTGAGAAAGTTGAGACTGTTATTGCTGGAAACTACGTGGAAATGGAGAGAGAAGAGGGGAGTTCCAAGTCTACTAAGAGCaaattctcaaattttttatGGCATGGTGGTTCAGTATATGACGCTTGGTTTAGCTGTGCTTCGAATCAG GTTGCACAAGTGCTCCTCACATTGCCCTACTCATTCTCACAACTTGGCTTGTTATCTGGAATCCTGTTTCAACTTTTATACGGCTTGATGGGAAGCTGGACTGCTTACCTTATTAGTGTTCTTTATGTTGAATATAGAactagaaaagagagagaaaaggttgATTTCAGGAATCATGTAATTCAG TGGTTTGAAGTTCTTGATGGGCTGCTGGGGAAATACTGGAGGAATATCGGCCTCCTTTTCAACTGCACTTTTCTTGTATTTGGGTCTGTCATTCAGTTAATTGCCTGTGCAAG CAATATCTACTACATAAACGATAATCTAGACAAGAGAACCTGGACCTACATCTTTGGTGCATGCTGTGCAACAACTGTCTTCGTTCCCTCATTTCACAACTACAGAATTTGGTCATTCTTGGGCCTTATGATGACCTCTTATACCGCATGGTATATGACAATTGCTTCCCTAATCCATGGGCAG ATTGAAGAAGTGAAACACTCAGGTCCAACCACAATGGTTCTGTATTTTACTGGGGCTACCAACATTCTTTATACCTTTGGTGGGCATGCTGTCACAGT GGAAATTATGCATGCGATGTGGAAGCCTCAGAAGTTCAAGTTAATATACTTGATAGCAACACTTTATGTTTTAACCTTGACACTACCATCAGCTTCTGCTGTCTACTGGGCGTTTGGGGACTTGCTACTGACTCATTCTAATGCTCTCTCTCTGCTACCGAAGAATGGATATAGAGATACTGCTGTCATACTCATGCTCATTCATCAG TTCATAACATTTGGATTTGCATGCACCCCACTATACTTTGTGTGGGAGAAATTCATAAGGGTTCACGACACGAAGAGTGTGTTAAAGAGAGCTGTGGCTAGACTTCCTGTGGTGATACCAATTTGGTTCCTGGCTATCATCTTCCCTTTCTTTGGACCTATCAACTCCACTGTCGGATCTCTTCTTGTCAGCTTCACTGTCTACATAATTCCATCATTAGCACACATGATCACTTTCTCTTCAGCGTCGGCTCGAGAG AATGCTGTGGAGAGACCGCCCCCATTTCTTGGAGGCTGGGTGGGCTTATATTGCGTGAACATTTTTGTGATGGTATGGGTTTTTATTGTGGGATTTGGATTTGGAGGATGGGCGAGCATGCTCAACTTTATACGTCAGATCGATTCATTTGGTCTCTTCACCAAGTGCTACCAGTGTCCTCCCCACAAGGCTTGA